One Panicum virgatum strain AP13 chromosome 9K, P.virgatum_v5, whole genome shotgun sequence genomic region harbors:
- the LOC120649822 gene encoding deoxyhypusine synthase-like: MGRPLQGKRHRKGSRAAHYKAKGTEKAAARPARNPILLLRSESEAAVSQRRRRRLFGLKTPEMAGAGGGVVRDVEALDGVRSIVLKPSESLDESRFTRIAGADFNDPGLGLEGLLGSFASTGFQASNLGDAIDVVNQMLDWRLSHEKPGEDCDEAELDPKYRESVKCKIFLGFTSNLVSSGIRDIIRFLAQHRMVDVIVTTAGGIEEDLIKCLAPTYRGDFSLPGALLRSKGLNRIGNLLVPNDNYCKFENWIMPIFDQMLLEQSTENVWTPSKVIARLGKEINDESSYLYWAYKNNIPVYCPSLTDGSLGDMLFCHAVRNPGLIIDIVQDIRFMNGEAIHATPRKTGIIVLGGGLPKHHICNANMFRNGADYAVYINTAQEFDGSDSGAQPDEAVSWGKIKGSAKPVKVHCDASIAFPLLVAATFARKVHGSKSTN, encoded by the exons ATGGGCCGACCACTACAAGGCAAAAGGCACCGTAAAGGCAGCCGCGCGGCCCACTACAAGGCAAAAGGCACCGAAAAGGCAGCCGCGCGGCCCGCGCGGAATCCGATTCTCCTGCTACGAAGCGAAAGCGAGGCTGCTGTctcacagcggcggcggcggcggctgttcgGGCTCAAGACTCCAGAGATGGCCGGCGCGGGAGGCGGCGTGGTGCGCGACGTGGAGGCGCTGGACGGCGTGCGCTCCATCGTGCTGAAGCCGTCGGAGTCGCTCGACGAGTCCCGCTTCACCAGGATCGCCGGCGCCGACTTCAACGACCCCGGGCTCGGGCTCGAGGGCCTGCTCGGGTCGTTCGCGTCCACGGGGTTCCAGGCGTCCAACCTCGGCGACGCCATCGACGTCGTCAACCAGATG TTAGATTGGAGGTTGTCCCATGAGAAGCCTGGTGAAGATTGTGATGAAGCTGAACTTGACCCCAAATACAGAGAATCTGTGAAGTGCAAGATATTTCTGGGCTTCACTTCAAACCTTGTGTCTTCTGGCATTCGGGATATAATCCGATTTCTAGCTCAGCATCGCATG GTAGATGTTATTGTTACAACTGCTGGGGGTATAGAGGAGGATCTCATTAAATGTCTTGCACCAACTTATAGAGGTGATTTTTCTTTACCTGGAGCACTACTGCGGTCAAAAGGATTGAACCGGATAGGAAATCTGTTGGTGCCCAATGATAACTATTGCAAGTTTGAGAATTGGATCATGCCTATATTTGACCAGATGCTACTAGAACAATCTACCGAG AATGTTTGGACACCGTCAAAGGTGATAGCTCGTCTTGGCAAAGAAATAAACGACGAAAGCTCCTATCTTTATTGGGCATACAAG AATAACATTCCTGTGTACTGCCCATCATTGACTGACGGATCACTTGGAGACATGCTGTTCTGTCATGCAGTCCGCAATCCTGGCCTTATTATTGACATAGTACAAG ATATACGGTTCATGAATGGGGAAGCCATCCATGCAACGCCAAGGAAGACAGGGATAATAGTTCTTGGTGGAGGCCTTCCAAAGCATCATATATGCAATGCTAATATGTTCCGCAATGGAGCGGACTATGCAGTCTATATTAACACAGCCCAAGAGTTTGATGGTAGTGATTCAGGAGCACAGCCTGATGAAGCAGTTTCATGGGGAAAGATCAAGGGTTCAGCGAAACCTGTGAAG GTGCATTGTGATGCGAGTATTGCTTTCCCGCTTCTTGTTGCTGCAACATTTGCACGTAAAGTTCACGGATCCAAATCAACAAACTGA
- the LOC120649823 gene encoding uncharacterized protein LOC120649823, translating to MGACNSCEATAVAAAPGWTAAEARVVLEDGALRRFPGGTRASQAVKAAAGAGAAPAAAWFLCSADGLELGGAAAGLGPEEALQPGQLYFVLPAAMRRRPLQAEEMAALAIRASAALVGDHDGPLVFPEDAAAGGGAGGARSGKACRRSRRGSSRGRDFVPDLGAIAE from the coding sequence ATGGGAGCCTGCAACTCGTGCGAggccacggcggtggcggcggcgccggggtggacggcggcggaggcgcgggtgGTGCTAGAGGACGGCGCGCTGCGGAGGTTCCCGGGCGGCACGCGCGCGTCGCAGGCCGTgaaggcggccgccggcgcgggcgcggccccggccgccgcgtggTTCCTGTGCAGCGCGGACGGgctggagctcggcggcgccgcggcggggctgGGGCCCGAGGAGGCGCTGCAGCCCGGGCAGCTGTACTTCGTGCTCCCCGcggcgatgcggcggcggccgctgcagGCTGAGGAGATGGCCGCGCTCGCCATCCGCGCCAGCGCCGCGCTCGTGGGCGACCACGACGGCCCGCTCGTGTTCccggaggacgccgccgccgggggaggcgccggcggcgcgcggagcggcAAGGCGTGCCGGAGGTCCAGGAGGGGCAGCAGCCGCGGGCGGGACTTCGTGCCGGACCTCGGCGCCATTGCCGAGTAA